From a region of the Castanea sativa cultivar Marrone di Chiusa Pesio chromosome 10, ASM4071231v1 genome:
- the LOC142613709 gene encoding putative E3 ubiquitin-protein ligase RHB1A isoform X1, whose product MGGCCCCSSRAAELNNTVEYYYYPRASDEHVPLSHHGGASALSSGLLVDTNLDTSIPDTYRPPPTPMPYDVPVGRPQTPPVAQEICSNKSNAAVQTTNSNSVEEIVGGNTQETLTECEDLKELECKLQTNIDLDSAKDSEVELSKSVEAVFTATEEEDGCPVCLEEYDDENPKITTKCEHHFHLACILEWMERSDSCPVCDKEMIFDPPID is encoded by the exons ATGGGAGGTTGCTGCTGTTGTTCTTCCAGGGCAGCTGAACTGAATAATACGGTGGAGTATTATTAT TACCCAAGAGCATCAGACGAGCATGTGCCCTTATCTCACCATGGTGGTGCCTCCGCACTGTCTTCAGGGCTCCTGGTTGATACAAATCTGGATACATCAATTCCAGACACTTACAGACCACCTCCTACACCTATGCCTTATGATGTGCCTGTAGGGCGTCCTCAAACTCCTCCAGTGGCTCAAGAAATTTGCAGCAACAAGAGTAATGCAGCAGTGCAAACAACAAATTCCAATTCTGTTGAAGAAATAGTTGGTGGCAACACTCAAGAAACTTTAACAGAATGTGAAGATCTTAAGGAATTGGAATGCAAATTGCAAACCAATATTGATCTTGACTCCGCAAAGGATTCAGAAGTTGAACTTTCAAAGTCAGTGGAAGCTGTTTTTACTGCAACAGAGGAAGAAGATGGTTGTCCTGTTTGTTTAGAAG AATATGATGATGAGAATCCAAAAATTACCACAAAGTGTGAGCATCATTTTCACCTTGCTTGCATTCTTGAATGGATGGAAAGAAGTGATTCTTGTCCTGTTTGTGATAAG GAGATGATTTTCGATCCTCCTATTGATTAG
- the LOC142613709 gene encoding putative E3 ubiquitin-protein ligase RHB1A isoform X2 encodes MGGCCCCSSRAAELNNTYPRASDEHVPLSHHGGASALSSGLLVDTNLDTSIPDTYRPPPTPMPYDVPVGRPQTPPVAQEICSNKSNAAVQTTNSNSVEEIVGGNTQETLTECEDLKELECKLQTNIDLDSAKDSEVELSKSVEAVFTATEEEDGCPVCLEEYDDENPKITTKCEHHFHLACILEWMERSDSCPVCDKEMIFDPPID; translated from the exons ATGGGAGGTTGCTGCTGTTGTTCTTCCAGGGCAGCTGAACTGAATAATACG TACCCAAGAGCATCAGACGAGCATGTGCCCTTATCTCACCATGGTGGTGCCTCCGCACTGTCTTCAGGGCTCCTGGTTGATACAAATCTGGATACATCAATTCCAGACACTTACAGACCACCTCCTACACCTATGCCTTATGATGTGCCTGTAGGGCGTCCTCAAACTCCTCCAGTGGCTCAAGAAATTTGCAGCAACAAGAGTAATGCAGCAGTGCAAACAACAAATTCCAATTCTGTTGAAGAAATAGTTGGTGGCAACACTCAAGAAACTTTAACAGAATGTGAAGATCTTAAGGAATTGGAATGCAAATTGCAAACCAATATTGATCTTGACTCCGCAAAGGATTCAGAAGTTGAACTTTCAAAGTCAGTGGAAGCTGTTTTTACTGCAACAGAGGAAGAAGATGGTTGTCCTGTTTGTTTAGAAG AATATGATGATGAGAATCCAAAAATTACCACAAAGTGTGAGCATCATTTTCACCTTGCTTGCATTCTTGAATGGATGGAAAGAAGTGATTCTTGTCCTGTTTGTGATAAG GAGATGATTTTCGATCCTCCTATTGATTAG